The region TTGGAGCATCAGTACGGATGTAAATACCATCGTCAGTCGAACCGTCGCCGGAAGCATCGGCCGTAGGCTGACCGTCGATTTCGGCATCGACGCCATCACCCAGATAGAAGTTCTCGACCAGGTTATGGCGAGCACCATCTTCCTCCAACGTGGTTCCGTACGAGTCTGGAGCATCACCGAAGTCGACCAGACCGCCTACTTGAATCAGGAAGCGAGTCTCTCCGACCAGCTTGCCCTCTTCGTCCTCCACTTGATTATTGAACGCAAGTGGGTTGTCGGCGATGTCCCGAATGACCGCGTCGTCCGTTGCAGGATTGCTGTCCAAGGTGACCTTGTACAGCACGCCTTCCTGGAACACGCCCGAAATCGGAACCAGTCGAATGATGTTGTTCGTTGCGTCGTAGTCGAACGTGTAGTCGACGCCGAGCACTAACTCGTAGTAAGGAGCTCCCGAGATAATTTCGACTTTGACCGAATCGGCCACGACCGTCGAATCATCGATCCCGGTACCTTGGACCTGATCGGAGATGTCACCTTGATCCAAAAGCTGGATCGAGATGTTCGTCAGAGGGCCATCGATCCACTGAACGACGTCTGGCGTTTCATCCAGATCGCGGTCGGCGGCATCATTATCCTGAGGATCAATCAGGTAGCCGGTGGGGCCGGTGAAGTCGGCTCGATCAAACGCACCGATATCTCGGAACGTCACACCACCGACACCGCCGCTGGAAACCACGTTTGGATCGTCAACACGAAGCTGACCAGTGATGTCTCGCTCTGGAGCCAACAGTGGTGTGCTGTCGATACCCAGTGGGTTAACGACCTGGCTCACCTCAGCACGTTCCTGGATCGCATCCACAGCCGCGTCGATTGCCTGGCTTCCTTCTTCTAGGTAGAAGTTGCCATTTTCAGCATCAACGAAGAGTGGATCGCCGTCGGCGAGCACGATGGCCAAGTTACCGTTTCCGGCAATCCCCGTCGTGTTGGTTCCGTTCCCTTGATAAAGGGTTCGCGAAACAACAGTCGATCCTGCCGACGAACCGTCGACTTGAATACCCGTCGCGAAGTTAGCGATGATGTTATTCATCAACGTTGGCCCAGCCGATTCTTCAATCGTCACGCCAACGCCTGTGCCGTCTTTGCCATAGAGCGTGTTGTTGATAATGCGTCCAAACGGCACCGCACCTTCTGGGTTCGCTCCCGAAAGCGGATCACCGCTGTACAAGATCGCCCCGGTATCGCTCTCGAAGATGACGTTATTCTCAACGGTAACGCCGGTAGCAAACCGCTGTGCGTTGGAAGCGTTCGGGAAGTTAATCGGAGCACCTTGGTGCGGACGATTGTTTCCAGAAAGCTGATCTTCGATCGTCAGACGATCCCCAGCGTCGATCAGTACGCCGTAGTTATTCGAGTACGAGATCATGTTCGAGCTGATGATGATCTGACCCTGATCGCGATGGCGATTGGAGTCGCCAATCAAATCGTATCCAGCCAGCTGATCATGACGCACGATCTCGAGCGAGGTCAGACGTGGTGACGATTCAGACGAAGAACCCGTTGCACGGTTGATCGGGATCGTTTGCTGAGTCGTTGTATTACCCAGATCTTCCGCCAACGAAACTGTCAGATCGTAGCCACCTTCGTAGGTTCGGACCTGACGACCGGCATCGTTCTTACCAACCTTCGTAGCATCGAAACCAAGCGTGCCCGTAGCTGCTCCACCATTGGCTGGCAGCGGAATTGGGTTGCCAGCGACGACAACAAAGTAAGTACCGTCAGTAGCAGCCTCGAAGTTGTATTCGTCGGATGCCGCACCAGGGATGATGGTCGGCAGCACTTCCGTGAATGTCCCGTTTGCATTTCGCAGGAACAGTCGCAGAACCGCATTCATGCCGCTTGCATCACTGAAGTCCGTGCTGAGCAGCATCTGGACTTCTTGGCCAGCGTTCATCTCGAACTGATACACATCGATATCAGCGATGCTGTCAGCATGTTCGACAGGATCGTTGTCGCCCAAGATTCCTTGAATCTCGACGTCGATGCGATGGGTCGCCCCCAGGGTGTCGCCGCCGACATTCAAGTCGACTGCTTCACGGAAGGCATCGTCCGACTGAACGTCTAGTTCCAAACGAACTTTGTCCGAGTAGGTCTTCGCCGAAAGATCAACGCGATTGCTGGTCGTCACACCGTTGCGGGCATTGACCTGAGCGTAGACGCCCAGTCCGCCACTGGTGGTGCTGATCAAGCCTCGCGAGATCTGACCGGAATGATCATTGATGGCCTGCATCAACTTCAACGCAATATCGGCTTCGGAGTCAGTGTTGTAGAAACCGATGCTGTAGACATTGTTGGTCGAGTCATAGGCCGTACGAGTCGCTGTGCCAGCCAAGCCACGAGCCTGACGTTCGGCAACCGAATCGAGATCGAAGAACTCGAACGTTACCCAATCCACACCATCACCGACACGAATCCGGTCACGATTACCGAGCAGTTCGCCAGACGAAGTTTTAACCGTATAGCTGCTGTTCAAACGATCGTTGGTATCGAACGTGAAACCAGGATCCAAAGCCAGAAGCCCTGGTGCAAACGGATCCGGTGCACCGTAGTCCGTGCCACGTCGAATCTCGAGCTGGTATTCACCGGTCAAGATTTCGTTACCACGCAGCTGTTGATTGTGCGTGTAACCGGCATTGGTCGTTGCCCCAGTCACCATTTCACCACGTTCGGCGAAGCCAATGATCAGGTCGTCGATCAGCACACCACGGTTCTGGTTGTCCTGACCACGCATGTTGGCGTTGGTATTGGTCGCCTGTGGAGCACCGACTTTGTTATCGGCATAGCCGAAGTCGTCGCCTTGCAGGAAACCGTCGTAACCCAGGCCGCTATCGTTGATATCGAACAGGTAACCGTTACCGTAGATGAACTCCTCGAAACGATTGAACATAAAGTAGCCCTGGGCATACGCCTGAGGAGCCATTTCCAAGTTCATCACGTCCTGAGCAATGATTGCCAACTCGTTGGCTGTCGTCGAACTGTTGTAAGAGATCACCGTGTTCGTTGGATCGGTCAGCTGGCGACTACCAGTAACGGTCATACCCAGGGCGGCATCGTTCTGAGTCGTGTTCTGAATCAGATCTTCAAAGCCCTGAATATTGAACGAGTCAGCCGATTCCGAGTACAAGTTCACGTCAATGAAATTGAACTCAACATTGATTGCTTGACGCGTCAGCGTAGCGATTTCACTTGGTGAGTCGGTAATCGAGAAGACTATCGGTACGTTACCAGGCGTCACATCGGCAGCGTCGAGAACGTATTCGAAGGTCGCGGTTTCATTACCACCGGCCAGGCGAGTCAGCGTGAACGTGTTCGCACCGGCACCGGCAAGTGGATTCAAGCCGTCCGCGATACGAGCACCGCTGTCGAAGGTGAACGACTGTCCTTTGTTGAATTCAAAGGTCGTCGAGCCACCGTTAATCGGATCGGTCACGATGAACGTACCGCCGTCAGCCATCTGAGAACCACGCAGGAAGCGAAGTTCCTCAGTGTTCAGGTCGGTATTGCTGCTGAGATGACGTCCGCCGAGGTTAACCGAACCACCAGTCGAGAAGTCAAATCGCAGACGCAGGTTTTCCTGGCCAGCGAATGCCGACAAGTCGACGCGAGCCTGACGCCATCCGGTATTGTCGAACAGCGGCTGAACCCCTTCAGTACCAGCGACCCCGTCGGCACGAAGCGATTCGTCGATCGCGGCGTTGCTGAACTTTCCAAGATCACCAATCAAGTCGAATTCATCATCTGGGTTCGGGCCCGTGTCGGATTGACGCAGCGTATTGTTGGTGGCCAGCAGGTGCCATTCACCATCGTCCCCAGCAATAAAGACACGCAGAGCATCGGTCGCTGGAGTATCTGGGATAGGCCCGTAGTTATAGTCGTTCCCGTCGGTCTGCAATTCGTAGTTGAAGTACAGAGTAGGCAGGTCACCAGCGTTGTAACCGTAGAGGCTAAACGCATCGGTAATAACCGTACCATGAGCATCGCCAGGGAAGTCATAGTTGTTGGTGGTCTTGTTACCCGTTGCGTTGTCCTGGGCAAACGTGTCCTCCGTGTTACCGAAGTACAAGCTCAGGCCACCGTTGGAAGCGGTACGCGAGTTGTCGATCGGCACGTTGATACCATGCCCAGCTTCGTTCTCGCCGATATCGTTGATGTTCCAGAGGTTCTCGTTCAACGTACCGAACTGGAGGCCGCTGACCCCACTGATACCAGTGGAGATATTCGATCGGTTGCCATGGAAGACAAACTGATCGGCACCGTTTCCATCGAACGCGTAGATATCGCCGCCGGATGTCACGCCGAACAGAACATCCGAGTAACCGGTATTGCCGCCGGCACGCGAAGGCCCGGCTGACAAACTGGAGAACGTCAGAGGGTTACCAAGATCGTCGGTCAGCGTCGCGATGAAGTCAGCTTGGATTTCATCATTTACGACCTGGATCGAACCGTTTGGTGCCAGATTGAACAAACCACCGGTATTCGTAACCGCGTAGACATTGCTTCCAACCCAAGCAATACCGGTCACGAAACCACCACTGGCGTCGCCACCAACGGTGAATGGAGTATCAAACGCGGTGTCAACTTCGATTTCGGTATTCGTATCGAAGGTAACGACACTGCTGCTGGCACCACTTCCGGTATTCGACGCCGTTATCATCGCATTGGTCGCCGCATCGACAATCGCGTCACCAACATCAGCTCCGGAGAAACCAGCACCGATGTAGACGGCCTCGTTGCCCATTGCAACGCCCTGGGTCGCCGAGAACGCTGGGTCAAGCAATGCATCAAATGCATTTGCCTGCTGCAAGTAGCCCACAGAAGTTCCTGCTTCCAGGAAGTTGAATCGGCTACCGGAGGAACTGACCGACAAGCCAGTCGTGCCGGTCGTCGCATTGGTAGCATTTCGGATAGCGTTGACGACCTCAGTGCTCGACATCGTTTCTTCGACGTCAACGATAATCACATTACCTGACGAAACCTGGTTGTAAGACCCCGCCACAGTGATTCCGCCAATATTACCTGTGGTCGAAATTCCAGTATCGCCTGTCAGCGTAATACGTCCATTGGCAGTTGCTGTTGCCGTAACTCCGAAATTAGTCGAATTGACATTAATCGCTGTCACCAGAGCGGACATGATCTCGTTTGGCGACGAACCAGAGTTGAATGGCACGCGAACTTGAGTTCCCGTAATTCCAACGGTGCCGTTGTCTTCGTTGTCGAACACATAGGTTCGCGAAGTACCACCGCTAGTAATGGTAATCGAACTTCGCTGGGTGTTATCCAACGTGTTGTCGACGACCGCTGGATTGAACAAGTTCGTGTCGATCACAGCTCCAGTTTGGAAGCGGATCGTGTTGATCGCCGAACCTTCCACCTGGAATTCCATGCCATCACTGATGAATCTTCCGGCACCGGGGCTCAGATCAAGATTGAAGTCGTTCCCCATGTCGAGTTCAAAGACAGTCGTCCCAAGAGGACCGGCACCGTCTGGATCGACTTCAAACAACATGCCATCTCGAAGGACAGCAGTCGTTCCGGCACCTGTCGCACCCACAGCTACCAACGCGTTGGATGCAGCCGAGACACCACGATCCACCTCGGTATTGATACGAGCGGTCAGGTTGCCCTGAATATTGGTATCGGCGATATCACCCAGCACGCCCAAGTTGATCGTGCGAGTATCGTCTGGGGCACCAATTGGGTTACCGTCACCATCGGAATCGCTGGCATCCATAAAGAACAGGATGTTGGCATACTCATCGGCGAAGTTATTCACATCGCCACGGCTACCGACGGCATACAATTGCAGGCCATCGGCACCGAAGTTGTTGTGGAACGTCGTGGCCTGGAACTGATACCCCCAACCGGTACCGCTGTTTTCGTCGGCACCATTGGCCAGGTTACCAACGCGGACGTTGTCGCCCTTGTTGTTGATTTCGTACGTAACGATACCGTCGTCACGAATGAAAGTGGCCGATGCATTTCCGGTGTCGATCTCGAGGAAGTTACCAGAGTTGGCGTCTTCCAGACGACCCGTCACGTCGACGTTGTATGCGTACAGCGTTCCATCGGGAGCCATCGCCAAGTCGCGGAAGGCAGCCCCGGAACGACCAACGCGTGCTTCAACCGCCCCGGTGAACGGATCGACGGCGTACAGATCGGTGCTCGTGCCCTGGTTCTGGCTCAGGAACACAACAAAGTCACCCAGCACGTAAGGATTGACGTTCGAGTTATCAACGATGCTGGTATGCGTCGGCGTCGAAGCGGAAGTGAACGTACCGCTACCGATGTGATCTTCCACGATGCGATGCACCGAGTTGATCGGTTCGAGACGAACCTGGGTGTTGGTAGCGTTCGACTGGAAGAACTGGTTCATCTGAATCGGAGTCTGTTCCTGCGAACTCACCGAGACATAGTAAACCGCTGGGTTCTCAGGCGTACCTGCTGGCAGCATGACTGTACCGAGGTAAGGATCGCTGCTGTTGCTTGATCCTCGCGTCAGATCAGCCAAGCCGGCGTTACCGGTCGTTTGCGGATGGGTCAGGTCATCGTTCACCGAACCGCGATCGCTGATAAACACCAAGCGTCCGGCCGAGTCGAAGACCGAAACAATCGAGTTGGCATTATCGAAACCAGCCGCGTAATCCAAGTCGATGACCAGCGAACCCCATTCGCCAGCAGCACTGGTGCCAGGAATCGACTGGATACCTGCGAAGTCGAAGGAGATTTCATACCAATCGACGTCTGATTGTGACGTGTCGAGGTTGCCTGCCACGCTGATGGCCGCTCGATCGGACTGCAGCACGTTGCCGAGCTTATGAGCGTTGCCGATCGTGTCGTTGTTGGAACTATCTTCGGACGATTCGCCCAAGACTGGCGAATGCCCTGGCTGACCGTAGATCGAGATACCGTTTTCAGCATATCGAATGTCAGCGAACTGAATCGAAGTACCAGCAAGTTCGTCCACTTCACGCAGACGCAGATTCAACTGGTAAACTCCATTCGTTTCGCCAGCGACGACATTGCCATTTGGCGAAGTCAGATCGCTCGTGTTGCTACGCACGCGAACGTGATACGTTCGAGCCGTACCAGGTTGACCTGGCAGCACGACTCGCATGCCGGCGTCGCGAGGATTGTTCGACCACAGATCTTCATTGTAGAAGCCCGACTTCTGCAGCGGGTTGGTCACCTTCAGCATCGAGCCTTGGCCGTAGAAGCTGTCGCCCGATTGATCGTAAGAATTCGTCGAAGCGGCGAGAACGTTACCGTTACCGTCGATCAGTTCGACGACGACGTCCAAGTAGTAGCTCGACTTGTCGATGTCGAACCAAACTTCCGTACCTGGCTCGGCGACGAAGCTATAGACGTCGACGTCTGCACGATTGCTC is a window of Bremerella sp. TYQ1 DNA encoding:
- a CDS encoding GEVED domain-containing protein, which codes for MTIRHASKLTRAQRRDLNKKNRLLRQTKQRSMQHEPLEKREMLTTGIVPQLVGIQPNSGELLQENDVRGISPRSLTFNFAEVTDQLDLLNPATLSDGIVITRAGLDGKLGTVDDVQITGKGANFEGFIGIGDQPNQVVVRFGEALPDDIYRIQITSDLRDMEGESATAFTRNFELNLAPQVMSVVPQPVTRDTDGSLEIARDTIHVYFNDDDLDPALASNPDYYQLTFQKAESSDGSPDNSDLGLGNDSQAFYPVEVVYDAELDLAVLRFDGPIEDLINAADSNANYATVFRLQIGVRGIASKASQILDLTTLPDVQNSSFDTATDLSNYSGQLQNEGGFEDYTNANLFGGNHEFRVTRGADVDVNNDSVADVNHTTFTIDDGRGNLRTFELTSDGTVTAGNIAIDISGLGSTTFDLAAAIRTAINNEASGTFLVEASTVTGFSTDRSQLRGTDGNRVSMVLGTKSTGLIVDRTQALVIRGEIQNVTSYDIALPGGNDEPGHRDVELDGENHLGGGDQNGLGVTVVTYNFPNVYGVDPASPTNEPFQNQITEEQKKRAREIFEIYGFYAGLEFVEVPNDVAASVGVVTGDLRGLSPDIATGPGGVAGLAGNGLAIMETADHDNPGDDEVGAVWQQTAFHEIGHLLGLDHTYDLPPGTIMGDDGNLSFGLTPESLLPGDFDITHLQHLYRPDVIDIDMYRFEVTETGRLSAEIVAERLSDSSRLDSALTLYRLNGDGSYSAIARNNDYFSEDSFLEITLEPGTYFIGVSASGNEVYDPNIEDSGFGGTSEGEYHLQLRFTPTVNDSIRDTGATVSQLNSMVVRTDGGGFQDGQTITLKDDSGMTRIFEIDYDNNLNNSNAEAVVVNSNTLQSEVVAALVTAINDADFNVVASSTGNRIELRNLASNSPITLSPSIIQTQAIVVTSGAAAGASLDGDLDGTAGGAFNFWFRAEPSTYGSITSATPRTLFVDATYTGTAQTGSIDQPFSTIGAAISAARTAGRGDVIRVIGLGGVGDDQSTLSDNIAYLIGRDPITNAPLKDGTEIILPKGVTMMIDEGAILKFSNSSIQVGSTSVIDDYSFASLQILGIPERYQPNTQSNGTVTLDEERQNRRVTLTSYNETTLLNDPDQDAERVGHASNIQADASAGNWGGILFNQEVDREQLRGTYEDAGIFMNSIIGAEFRYAGGIAEVDGADVSLTPIYMEEARPTINYNVIRLSSGAALSADPNSFEESNYTVYNGAPASFTPDVSRVGPDIFGNRIVQNSTNGMLVRILSSPGSPLEEMTVAGRFDDTDIVYVIQEALHIDSTPGGAYSENVDVVKVQHLSGITAGSRLRVRALSDTNQLRELIIEFVDSNNPSTATSDVVYTINLDTMVPSETPGVGEEVPIGVFTEEALAEQIAFLINRFRDSQSFGFPGIFLNIDAVAENGNVRLTGDYSAAYLGGNAGIVVDRLYQARYDSSLVVDPNVVVKFNAGRIEVEMGANFIAEGAPGRPVVFTSLRDDRYGFGGTFDTNNDGAASVADEGDWSGIYFAHTSSGSLDNVLLAFGGGESNISGGQAHFNVIEIHQAKVRVTNSTFEYNDDGQGAGVGGPTRNGHMSNDNAVIFVRDSQPIIVGNNFRFNEANVLNVDTSSLSHDLVVDWGRSTGNLDRQRGLGDNQGALIRRNLLTDNDLNAMVVRGGVLTTQSVWDDTDIVHALYSTIYSTNFHTYGGIRLESSATESLVVKLFGNNAGFVATGAQSDIDDRIGGMLHVVGQAGFPVVFTDMRDDTVGAGFTQYGTPQTDTNNDGIFGEDPAAAQPMPGSWQGLTIEQFANDRNVQVIVEAEANNLTGQGVNGSPVSAQALGRLAPDEYGGDDNRRLGFEVNGYLSNRADVDVYSFVAEPGTEVWFDIDKSSYYLDVVVELIDGNGNVLAASTNSYDQSGDSFYGQGSMLKVTNPLQKSGFYNEDLWSNNPRDAGMRVVLPGQPGTARTYHVRVRSNTSDLTSPNGNVVAGETNGVYQLNLRLREVDELAGTSIQFADIRYAENGISIYGQPGHSPVLGESSEDSSNNDTIGNAHKLGNVLQSDRAAISVAGNLDTSQSDVDWYEISFDFAGIQSIPGTSAAGEWGSLVIDLDYAAGFDNANSIVSVFDSAGRLVFISDRGSVNDDLTHPQTTGNAGLADLTRGSSNSSDPYLGTVMLPAGTPENPAVYYVSVSSQEQTPIQMNQFFQSNATNTQVRLEPINSVHRIVEDHIGSGTFTSASTPTHTSIVDNSNVNPYVLGDFVVFLSQNQGTSTDLYAVDPFTGAVEARVGRSGAAFRDLAMAPDGTLYAYNVDVTGRLEDANSGNFLEIDTGNASATFIRDDGIVTYEINNKGDNVRVGNLANGADENSGTGWGYQFQATTFHNNFGADGLQLYAVGSRGDVNNFADEYANILFFMDASDSDGDGNPIGAPDDTRTINLGVLGDIADTNIQGNLTARINTEVDRGVSAASNALVAVGATGAGTTAVLRDGMLFEVDPDGAGPLGTTVFELDMGNDFNLDLSPGAGRFISDGMEFQVEGSAINTIRFQTGAVIDTNLFNPAVVDNTLDNTQRSSITITSGGTSRTYVFDNEDNGTVGITGTQVRVPFNSGSSPNEIMSALVTAINVNSTNFGVTATATANGRITLTGDTGISTTGNIGGITVAGSYNQVSSGNVIIVDVEETMSSTEVVNAIRNATNATTGTTGLSVSSSGSRFNFLEAGTSVGYLQQANAFDALLDPAFSATQGVAMGNEAVYIGAGFSGADVGDAIVDAATNAMITASNTGSGASSSVVTFDTNTEIEVDTAFDTPFTVGGDASGGFVTGIAWVGSNVYAVTNTGGLFNLAPNGSIQVVNDEIQADFIATLTDDLGNPLTFSSLSAGPSRAGGNTGYSDVLFGVTSGGDIYAFDGNGADQFVFHGNRSNISTGISGVSGLQFGTLNENLWNINDIGENEAGHGINVPIDNSRTASNGGLSLYFGNTEDTFAQDNATGNKTTNNYDFPGDAHGTVITDAFSLYGYNAGDLPTLYFNYELQTDGNDYNYGPIPDTPATDALRVFIAGDDGEWHLLATNNTLRQSDTGPNPDDEFDLIGDLGKFSNAAIDESLRADGVAGTEGVQPLFDNTGWRQARVDLSAFAGQENLRLRFDFSTGGSVNLGGRHLSSNTDLNTEELRFLRGSQMADGGTFIVTDPINGGSTTFEFNKGQSFTFDSGARIADGLNPLAGAGANTFTLTRLAGGNETATFEYVLDAADVTPGNVPIVFSITDSPSEIATLTRQAINVEFNFIDVNLYSESADSFNIQGFEDLIQNTTQNDAALGMTVTGSRQLTDPTNTVISYNSSTTANELAIIAQDVMNLEMAPQAYAQGYFMFNRFEEFIYGNGYLFDINDSGLGYDGFLQGDDFGYADNKVGAPQATNTNANMRGQDNQNRGVLIDDLIIGFAERGEMVTGATTNAGYTHNQQLRGNEILTGEYQLEIRRGTDYGAPDPFAPGLLALDPGFTFDTNDRLNSSYTVKTSSGELLGNRDRIRVGDGVDWVTFEFFDLDSVAERQARGLAGTATRTAYDSTNNVYSIGFYNTDSEADIALKLMQAINDHSGQISRGLISTTSGGLGVYAQVNARNGVTTSNRVDLSAKTYSDKVRLELDVQSDDAFREAVDLNVGGDTLGATHRIDVEIQGILGDNDPVEHADSIADIDVYQFEMNAGQEVQMLLSTDFSDASGMNAVLRLFLRNANGTFTEVLPTIIPGAASDEYNFEAATDGTYFVVVAGNPIPLPANGGAATGTLGFDATKVGKNDAGRQVRTYEGGYDLTVSLAEDLGNTTTQQTIPINRATGSSSESSPRLTSLEIVRHDQLAGYDLIGDSNRHRDQGQIIISSNMISYSNNYGVLIDAGDRLTIEDQLSGNNRPHQGAPINFPNASNAQRFATGVTVENNVIFESDTGAILYSGDPLSGANPEGAVPFGRIINNTLYGKDGTGVGVTIEESAGPTLMNNIIANFATGIQVDGSSAGSTVVSRTLYQGNGTNTTGIAGNGNLAIVLADGDPLFVDAENGNFYLEEGSQAIDAAVDAIQERAEVSQVVNPLGIDSTPLLAPERDITGQLRVDDPNVVSSGGVGGVTFRDIGAFDRADFTGPTGYLIDPQDNDAADRDLDETPDVVQWIDGPLTNISIQLLDQGDISDQVQGTGIDDSTVVADSVKVEIISGAPYYELVLGVDYTFDYDATNNIIRLVPISGVFQEGVLYKVTLDSNPATDDAVIRDIADNPLAFNNQVEDEEGKLVGETRFLIQVGGLVDFGDAPDSYGTTLEEDGARHNLVENFYLGDGVDAEIDGQPTADASGDGSTDDGIYIRTDAPSGGGFLEFTLRDGINNEIYVTSRAPSGSTSFGFLDAWIDFNGDGKFDGKGEHIISSIALTQDAIDPTGSLSGLGQLITIADIPDDAITGTTMARFRLSSTGGLTPNGLAEDGEVEDYQVTIGTPGVNPWHNSSNNGAISIGDNNVSGLDYALLLEEIRNRVYTYGTADPANGIAVGDFRPGFEPDVIDPSSVPAKLDVDNDRRITNFDLTALQNILNGLVNPEPISMLDGESLNSEIADPVVVESTEFAVATPSSTPSASAPVSTPTASIQTESLVATSSFDAIAPSYSELEMRSALELMGFTRSEQVESSVIDASFLDEAVSVDAVNFGDQFDQLLGEMADDLSSNWDGKQLGDESEDEMDSDEIDELLALISDQGDEG